In Synechococcus sp. CC9616, the following are encoded in one genomic region:
- the hisH gene encoding imidazole glycerol phosphate synthase subunit HisH codes for MKKRTSKILIIDHGVGNIGSLVNALNFLNFDAMPVDHEDNFKQSQNQCGFILPGVGTFDEGMKNIRGKKLDRVIEKLVKSDVPGLGICLGMQLLCKQSEESSKNETGLGYFDASVKFLDNSKAPVPSIGWNSTYQSCAVGNKNLELLNGDFYYLHSYYVKCWDINNRVACYKHGDSEVTAAIEKNSLLGVQFHPEKSQYQGLSLIKNFFGGM; via the coding sequence ATGAAAAAAAGAACAAGTAAGATTTTGATCATTGACCACGGTGTAGGAAATATTGGTTCACTCGTAAATGCATTGAACTTCTTAAATTTTGATGCAATGCCTGTTGATCATGAAGATAATTTCAAACAGAGCCAAAATCAATGCGGCTTTATATTGCCTGGAGTAGGTACATTTGACGAAGGGATGAAAAATATCAGGGGGAAAAAGCTTGATCGTGTAATAGAGAAACTGGTAAAGAGCGACGTTCCGGGTTTAGGTATATGCTTAGGTATGCAACTTTTATGCAAACAAAGTGAGGAAAGCTCAAAAAATGAGACAGGCCTTGGATACTTTGATGCGAGTGTAAAATTCTTAGATAATAGTAAGGCTCCTGTACCATCAATTGGTTGGAATTCTACGTACCAAAGCTGCGCGGTTGGAAATAAAAACCTAGAGCTACTAAATGGTGACTTCTACTACCTACACTCTTACTATGTAAAATGCTGGGACATTAATAATCGGGTGGCATGCTATAAACATGGAGATTCAGAAGTCACAGCAGCAATTGAAAAGAATTCTCTATTGGGAGTACAGTTCCATCCTGAAAAATCACAATATCAAGGTTTAAGCTTGATTAAAAACTTCTTTGGAGGTATGTAA
- a CDS encoding aminotransferase class III-fold pyridoxal phosphate-dependent enzyme, translating to MKTIIVIQARYNSTRLPGKVMMKVGKISLLELLISRLKRSEETHEIILATTKKTSDDELCKLAVQNGIKCYRGEEIDVLSRFYHAAKLYVGDIIVRITGDCPLADPNLIDDAIRTFRNKKVDYISNCNPPTYPDGLDIEVFSMEVLQSAYEKANSNEEREHVTPWMKNTDQVKRHCIKNAEDYSYLRWTVDEKEDIDLLRRIDQHLNDSIGAGWKEVLKLKELNPNIFDSNLMHKRNEGMKKSTGEKLWGRAKKVIPGGNMLLSKRAEIFLPNNWPTYYDSAYGCRVKDLDGRVFIDMSMMGIGTNTLGYAREEIDEAVKEVIGRSNMSTLNCPEEVYLAEKLVKIHPWANRVRFARTGGEANAIAIRIARAATGKDGVAICGYHGWHDWYLATNLRNGEGLDEHLLTGLKPKGVPKALQDTVYPFNYNDLEALKLILENREIGVVKMEVERNTEPTSGYLDNVRKLCTEKGVVLIFDECTSGFRETFGGLHKKYKVTPDICIFGKALGNGYAITAVIGKEEYMDEAQNTFISSTFWTERIGPTAALKTLEIMEREKSWEYITQLGNKVKESWKEIFTENDIEYSITGIASLAGFVVKNRDSIACKTLITQEMLKAGYLSGTNFYASTSHSSDIIKKYLEEFKKVIQMLSNCKSNDDLLKLIDGPLCHSGFERLN from the coding sequence ATGAAAACAATCATAGTTATACAAGCAAGATACAATTCAACACGCTTGCCGGGCAAAGTCATGATGAAAGTAGGGAAGATTAGTTTATTAGAGCTATTAATAAGCAGACTCAAACGTTCCGAAGAAACACACGAAATAATACTGGCGACAACAAAAAAAACTAGCGACGATGAGCTCTGCAAGTTGGCTGTGCAAAATGGTATTAAATGCTATAGGGGAGAGGAAATAGATGTGCTTAGTAGATTTTATCATGCAGCCAAATTATACGTAGGAGATATAATTGTAAGAATTACAGGAGACTGTCCATTAGCTGATCCAAACCTAATAGATGATGCAATAAGAACCTTCAGGAATAAGAAAGTTGATTACATAAGTAACTGCAACCCTCCAACATATCCTGACGGATTGGATATAGAGGTCTTTTCAATGGAAGTACTACAAAGTGCATATGAAAAGGCAAATAGCAACGAAGAAAGAGAGCATGTGACACCTTGGATGAAAAATACTGACCAAGTCAAAAGACACTGTATAAAAAATGCGGAGGATTATTCTTATCTAAGATGGACAGTAGATGAGAAAGAGGACATAGACTTATTAAGAAGAATTGATCAACACCTGAACGACAGCATCGGGGCAGGATGGAAAGAGGTTCTGAAGTTGAAAGAACTTAATCCTAATATTTTTGATAGTAATTTGATGCACAAACGTAACGAAGGCATGAAAAAGTCAACGGGAGAGAAACTATGGGGAAGGGCCAAAAAAGTTATTCCGGGCGGTAATATGTTACTCTCGAAAAGAGCAGAAATATTTTTACCAAACAACTGGCCAACGTATTACGACAGCGCATATGGATGCAGAGTAAAAGATTTGGATGGTCGAGTATTCATAGATATGTCAATGATGGGAATAGGCACTAACACTCTAGGATATGCAAGAGAAGAAATAGACGAAGCAGTGAAAGAAGTAATTGGGAGAAGCAATATGTCGACACTTAATTGCCCAGAAGAAGTTTATCTAGCTGAGAAGTTAGTCAAGATACACCCATGGGCAAACAGAGTACGTTTTGCACGAACAGGTGGTGAGGCCAATGCTATCGCGATTCGAATCGCTAGAGCGGCAACTGGGAAAGATGGAGTGGCAATATGCGGATACCATGGATGGCACGACTGGTATTTAGCCACAAATCTGAGAAACGGTGAGGGACTTGATGAACACCTGCTAACAGGTCTTAAACCAAAAGGGGTACCAAAAGCTCTTCAAGACACAGTTTATCCATTTAATTACAATGACTTGGAGGCGTTAAAACTAATACTTGAAAATCGTGAAATAGGTGTAGTGAAAATGGAAGTAGAAAGAAATACTGAGCCAACATCAGGTTACTTAGATAATGTAAGAAAACTATGCACCGAGAAAGGAGTTGTACTTATATTTGATGAATGCACATCTGGATTTAGAGAAACCTTTGGGGGACTGCATAAAAAATATAAGGTCACGCCAGATATTTGTATATTTGGGAAAGCACTAGGGAATGGTTACGCAATCACAGCAGTAATAGGGAAAGAAGAATATATGGATGAAGCGCAAAATACCTTTATTAGTAGCACTTTCTGGACTGAACGGATTGGGCCTACAGCAGCTCTCAAAACACTGGAAATAATGGAACGGGAAAAAAGCTGGGAATATATTACACAGCTTGGAAATAAGGTAAAAGAAAGCTGGAAAGAAATATTCACAGAAAATGACATAGAATATAGTATTACTGGCATCGCATCATTGGCAGGCTTTGTGGTCAAGAACAGAGACTCAATAGCATGTAAAACATTAATAACTCAAGAAATGCTAAAAGCAGGTTATTTATCAGGGACAAATTTCTACGCATCGACAAGTCACAGCTCTGATATAATAAAAAAATATTTAGAAGAATTCAAAAAAGTAATCCAAATGCTTTCAAACTGCAAAAGTAATGATGACCTTTTGAAGTTGATTGACGGCCCATTGTGCCACTCCGGATTTGAGAGATTAAACTAA
- a CDS encoding surface carbohydrate biosynthesis protein, whose amino-acid sequence MKLVCFPCEIQHREFDSKLLLAMRIVSKTKGDCAVLIGYDKYFSSILKNTKSVFLLDKSMSTIMYNARIKPCKLNDGIVFINDEEGVNDLDETPEALDIRLDPNSISYIDKYLAWGEDDANFFASRKSGLSSKIVITGSHRYDLLNHIGRQIYQEDIAAIKSLFGSFILFNDNLMVDQYDKTYVPPTNQFAADAKSQARAEREWDNIVSEHVQRRTKVRDFLLKLSKNNFNVVVRPHPVHDPIYWHENFRLNSRIHTLYQGPVEPWIHSADAVITTGCTTGLQAALANKPSFELPVTAKSKAFSSKVLPKCHTITDFKNLTSANLSDHFSSRQSEIKKRWFTSESSTKQMSELIITHLHSLKSHGSLNWLNNISRLQPLPPKWRNITTDLVLRRATSINKILGTEDKVKISKVNNSLYLVHRK is encoded by the coding sequence ATGAAATTAGTTTGTTTTCCATGTGAAATTCAGCACCGAGAATTTGACTCCAAGTTATTGTTAGCAATGCGTATCGTCTCCAAAACTAAAGGAGATTGTGCTGTATTAATTGGTTATGATAAATACTTTTCATCAATTCTAAAAAATACTAAAAGCGTATTTTTGCTAGATAAAAGCATGAGTACTATAATGTATAATGCTAGAATAAAGCCCTGCAAACTTAATGACGGCATTGTTTTTATTAATGATGAAGAAGGTGTTAATGATCTTGATGAAACCCCTGAGGCTTTGGATATTAGGCTTGATCCAAATTCAATTAGTTATATTGACAAGTATTTGGCCTGGGGAGAGGATGATGCAAACTTTTTTGCTAGCAGAAAATCAGGGTTATCTTCAAAAATAGTCATCACAGGGAGTCATAGGTACGATCTCCTAAATCATATTGGAAGACAAATATATCAGGAAGATATAGCTGCCATAAAATCCTTATTCGGTTCATTCATATTGTTTAATGACAATCTGATGGTCGATCAATATGATAAAACCTATGTTCCACCAACTAATCAATTTGCTGCTGATGCTAAATCACAAGCTAGAGCTGAACGAGAATGGGATAATATTGTTAGCGAGCATGTACAGAGACGCACAAAAGTCCGGGATTTTCTTCTTAAATTGTCTAAAAATAATTTTAACGTTGTAGTAAGACCACACCCAGTTCACGACCCAATTTACTGGCATGAAAATTTTCGTTTAAATTCTAGAATACATACTTTATATCAAGGACCTGTAGAACCTTGGATCCATTCAGCAGATGCTGTTATAACAACTGGTTGTACTACTGGTTTACAAGCTGCTTTGGCTAACAAGCCAAGTTTTGAGCTACCTGTGACGGCAAAATCAAAGGCCTTTAGTTCTAAAGTTCTACCTAAATGTCATACAATTACAGATTTCAAAAATCTCACCTCAGCAAATCTCTCTGATCATTTTTCTAGCCGCCAATCTGAAATTAAGAAAAGATGGTTTACTTCTGAGTCTTCCACAAAACAAATGTCTGAATTAATTATCACTCACCTCCACTCTTTAAAGTCGCACGGCTCCTTGAATTGGCTTAATAATATTTCACGTCTTCAACCTTTACCTCCTAAGTGGAGAAACATAACTACTGATCTTGTCCTCAGAAGAGCTACATCGATCAATAAAATACTTGGCACTGAGGACAAAGTTAAAATATCAAAAGTAAATAACAGTCTATATCTTGTCCATCGAAAATAG
- a CDS encoding glycosyltransferase family 2 protein, with product MRAIVIPAFNEEATLDEILLSVYDFCDLVVVVNDCSTDATLEICSRYDYVQTITNSINRGYEYSVLKGLYHSLKLNASSILTIDADGQHPIHEIPKLFDFIENHGYSISIGSRSKLPRISEYIFSIYSYIFFGVWDITSGFKCYRSSVISNNVFPDYPSVGTYFTIKCLLDGFRVKSSYIITHDRIEGVSRFGLSITAEFKILVAFFNAIILHLQRFLLILRLR from the coding sequence ATGCGAGCTATCGTTATACCTGCTTTTAACGAAGAAGCAACGCTAGACGAAATCTTACTTTCTGTATATGATTTTTGTGATCTTGTTGTGGTTGTCAACGATTGCAGCACAGATGCGACTTTAGAAATTTGTAGTCGTTATGATTATGTTCAGACAATTACCAATAGCATCAATCGCGGATATGAATATAGTGTGTTAAAAGGATTGTACCATTCTTTAAAATTAAATGCATCGTCAATTTTAACTATTGATGCGGATGGTCAACATCCAATTCATGAGATCCCGAAACTTTTTGATTTTATCGAAAACCATGGTTATTCAATTTCAATAGGTTCTCGCTCGAAGTTACCTAGGATATCTGAATACATCTTCTCAATTTATAGTTACATCTTTTTCGGTGTATGGGATATAACTTCTGGCTTTAAATGCTATAGGTCAAGTGTAATTAGCAATAATGTGTTTCCAGACTACCCCTCTGTAGGCACATATTTTACAATCAAATGTTTACTTGATGGCTTCAGAGTTAAATCATCTTATATTATTACTCACGATAGAATCGAAGGAGTTTCAAGATTTGGCTTGAGTATTACTGCTGAATTTAAAATTCTAGTAGCTTTTTTTAATGCAATTATCCTTCATCTTCAAAGGTTTTTACTAATACTTCGTCTTCGATAA
- a CDS encoding N-acetyl sugar amidotransferase: protein MTLKRLIPIILVKEGLLVRSQLFKYFQAIGDPIPTIKRLSDWNADEIILNNISDTDIMDSRREDKYHNIGKGSFIELVEKAAKFCHCPLTIGGGIRSSSQIDELFQAGADKVVINSSLFDNPDLIRKSSLRYGKQAITGSIDIRHDSTGSSVWKAKGKINTGFTLDRAIEYATELGVGELIISSINNDGSTLGYDKHIIEVIEKMVINIPIIINSGATTNSHFMHGLNSKNVSAVAASNVFYFTELSYFNIKKELVESGCKNVRYPSIDSPFIKREPEYSQTEKNLLMEKARENSTFHKDKYDGSKLTKIRQCTSCLYTSISAAPMQFAEDGECMGCKISKVKLSQTNKRYDQLKEYLSKIINSKNLSKSYDCIVSVSGGKDSYYQTHYIKEVMGLNPLLVTYNGNNYTDIGWKNLWNMRNAFDCDHLVISPSVKTLKKLNKIAFIVMGDMNWHSHVGIYTTAPRIAVQQKIPLIFWGEHGYADLCGQFSMSDFPEMNYRERTEHDGRGFDWNFFVGIDGITDKDMTPWKYPSDKDISNIGLRQIFLGHYIPWESNTHLELVVEKYGFEVSDTPFERTYRKGSNLDDMHENGIHDYLKFIKFGYGRCTDHASKDIRAGILSRTEGIKLVEKMDHIKPKDLARWLNYVGMSERDFDRIADHFRDPRVWSWKEDTGWSKSY from the coding sequence ATGACACTCAAAAGACTCATACCCATTATTTTGGTAAAAGAGGGACTTCTTGTAAGAAGTCAACTCTTCAAATATTTTCAAGCGATTGGCGATCCAATACCAACCATCAAAAGACTCTCAGACTGGAATGCAGATGAGATCATTCTTAACAATATAAGTGATACAGACATAATGGATTCTAGACGAGAAGACAAATATCACAATATTGGAAAAGGTTCATTTATTGAACTTGTAGAAAAAGCGGCAAAGTTTTGCCACTGTCCGTTAACAATTGGTGGTGGAATTCGGAGCTCATCGCAAATTGATGAACTATTTCAAGCTGGTGCAGACAAAGTGGTAATTAATAGCTCTCTGTTTGATAACCCGGACTTAATCAGAAAATCGTCTTTAAGATATGGAAAACAGGCAATTACAGGATCAATTGATATTAGACATGATTCTACAGGGAGTTCAGTGTGGAAAGCGAAAGGAAAGATAAATACAGGCTTTACTCTTGATAGGGCAATCGAATACGCAACAGAATTGGGAGTAGGTGAACTAATCATCAGCTCTATAAATAATGACGGTTCAACCCTTGGATATGATAAACATATAATAGAAGTAATCGAAAAAATGGTAATCAATATTCCAATTATCATTAATAGCGGGGCCACAACAAATTCGCATTTTATGCATGGATTGAACAGCAAGAATGTTTCAGCAGTAGCAGCTTCTAATGTATTTTATTTCACCGAACTTTCGTACTTTAATATTAAGAAAGAGTTGGTAGAAAGTGGCTGTAAAAACGTTAGATATCCATCAATTGATTCTCCCTTCATTAAACGAGAACCAGAATATTCACAGACAGAAAAAAATTTATTAATGGAAAAAGCGCGTGAAAACTCCACATTTCATAAAGACAAATATGATGGTTCTAAGCTGACAAAAATTCGCCAATGTACATCATGCTTATACACATCTATTAGCGCAGCTCCTATGCAATTTGCTGAAGATGGTGAGTGCATGGGGTGCAAAATATCGAAAGTAAAACTTTCACAAACAAACAAAAGGTATGATCAGCTAAAGGAGTATTTATCCAAAATAATTAATTCAAAAAATTTATCGAAAAGCTATGATTGTATTGTATCTGTTAGCGGAGGAAAAGATTCGTATTATCAAACCCACTATATAAAAGAGGTAATGGGATTAAATCCTCTTCTTGTAACATACAATGGAAATAATTATACAGATATTGGCTGGAAAAACTTATGGAATATGAGAAATGCTTTTGATTGTGATCATTTAGTTATTAGTCCATCAGTCAAAACATTGAAGAAACTGAACAAAATAGCTTTCATAGTCATGGGAGATATGAATTGGCATTCACACGTCGGCATCTACACGACAGCTCCTCGAATTGCGGTGCAACAAAAAATCCCCTTAATATTCTGGGGTGAGCATGGTTACGCTGATTTATGTGGGCAGTTTTCTATGAGTGACTTTCCAGAAATGAACTATAGAGAACGCACTGAACATGATGGAAGAGGTTTTGATTGGAATTTCTTCGTAGGAATCGATGGAATCACCGATAAGGATATGACACCTTGGAAATATCCAAGTGACAAAGACATAAGCAATATTGGTCTAAGACAAATATTTCTGGGTCACTACATACCATGGGAGTCGAATACTCATTTGGAATTAGTAGTAGAGAAATATGGTTTCGAGGTAAGTGATACTCCTTTTGAGAGGACTTACAGAAAAGGATCTAATTTAGATGATATGCACGAAAATGGTATTCATGACTATCTAAAATTTATTAAATTCGGCTATGGTCGATGCACAGATCACGCGTCAAAGGATATTCGTGCAGGAATTTTGAGCAGAACAGAAGGCATCAAACTTGTAGAAAAAATGGATCATATTAAACCAAAGGATTTAGCGAGGTGGCTTAATTATGTTGGAATGAGTGAACGGGATTTTGATCGGATTGCAGACCATTTTCGCGATCCACGAGTATGGTCTTGGAAGGAAGACACAGGATGGAGTAAATCTTATTAA
- a CDS encoding N-acetylneuraminate synthase family protein codes for MHIGTSEISYNAPSYFIADIAANHDGSLSRAIDLINLCAEAGANAAKFQNFFADSIVSKLGFSKLKDLDSHQSSWESSVYETYDRASISLDWSSHLKKACDSAGIDYLTAPYDLSILDFLDSYVCAWKVGSGDITWLEMIENLAIRGKPLLLATGASSFDEVKIAFDCAKRLTSEIVLMQCNTNYTGSLSNLRHVNLSVLKTYARYFPEAILGLSDHTPGHSSVLGAITLGARVIEKHFTDDTSRPGPDHPFSMDSTSWTEMVVRSRELEAALGDGVKRVEANEIETNILQRRSLRAACDIPAKTVLDSSLVSALRPCPPDGLPPSHLQRIVGKTTIDAIAKGDLVLLGNLYA; via the coding sequence ATGCATATTGGTACCTCTGAAATATCCTACAATGCTCCTAGTTATTTTATTGCAGATATTGCGGCAAATCATGACGGTAGTCTATCTCGCGCAATTGATCTGATAAATCTCTGTGCTGAGGCAGGTGCTAATGCTGCTAAATTTCAAAACTTTTTTGCTGATAGTATTGTTTCCAAATTGGGTTTTAGTAAGCTGAAAGATCTTGATTCTCATCAGTCTTCTTGGGAATCTAGTGTTTATGAAACATATGATCGTGCGTCGATTTCTTTGGATTGGTCAAGCCATTTAAAGAAGGCTTGTGATAGTGCTGGTATTGATTATTTGACTGCGCCTTACGATTTATCTATCTTAGATTTTTTAGATTCATATGTATGTGCCTGGAAAGTCGGATCCGGAGATATCACCTGGTTAGAAATGATTGAAAATCTTGCAATACGTGGCAAGCCTTTGTTATTAGCAACAGGGGCTTCATCTTTTGACGAGGTTAAAATCGCCTTTGATTGCGCAAAAAGATTAACCTCTGAAATTGTTCTTATGCAATGCAATACTAACTACACAGGGTCATTATCCAACTTGCGACATGTAAATTTATCTGTGCTTAAGACATATGCTAGATATTTCCCTGAAGCAATTCTTGGTCTTTCAGACCATACACCAGGTCACTCAAGCGTCTTAGGCGCAATTACTTTGGGGGCTCGAGTCATAGAAAAGCACTTCACGGATGACACATCACGTCCAGGTCCTGATCATCCCTTTTCTATGGATTCCACATCATGGACTGAGATGGTCGTAAGGTCACGAGAGCTTGAGGCCGCCCTAGGCGATGGCGTGAAACGTGTTGAGGCGAATGAGATTGAGACAAACATCCTTCAGAGACGCTCCTTACGGGCTGCATGTGATATCCCAGCCAAGACGGTTCTTGATAGCTCGCTTGTTTCCGCACTTCGCCCTTGTCCTCCTGACGGTTTACCACCCTCTCACCTTCAACGCATTGTTGGAAAAACCACTATTGATGCAATAGCAAAAGGGGATCTAGTTCTTTTGGGTAACCTTTATGCCTGA
- a CDS encoding SDR family oxidoreductase, translating into MFRKIIVLGARGMAGQAFYKYFKERDLDVLGVSRNGPDLNLNLVTEYDFLEDIFCSFKPCIVVNCVALVSLQACEDNPILSYQVNSLLPSKLASSSRRHNFLFLHISTDHYYLLDDVPSLHSEIDPIILINSYAKSKYLGELYASLCDRSLIIRTNITGFRNSVHRPTFIEWMIDSLQTSASIQLFTDFYTSTIDVSTFCCFVYSLAQIGCSGLFNIASSRSISKFKFASLLAKEMKVDLSGASEASVQGLHPARASDLGLDCCKAEAILGLVMPSPEEVVCSLWRQYDLL; encoded by the coding sequence ATGTTCCGAAAAATAATTGTCTTAGGTGCCAGAGGCATGGCTGGCCAGGCATTCTATAAATACTTCAAGGAGCGCGATCTTGATGTATTGGGCGTATCGCGTAATGGTCCTGATCTTAATCTTAATCTTGTCACTGAATACGATTTCTTAGAGGATATTTTTTGTTCTTTTAAGCCATGTATTGTTGTTAACTGTGTAGCCCTAGTATCATTACAAGCTTGTGAAGATAACCCAATTCTTTCCTACCAAGTTAATTCTTTGTTGCCTTCTAAGTTGGCTTCTTCATCTAGGCGTCATAATTTTTTGTTCCTTCATATCTCTACAGATCACTATTATTTGTTGGATGATGTCCCCTCTCTTCACTCCGAAATTGATCCTATTATTCTAATAAATAGTTATGCCAAGTCAAAGTATCTTGGCGAGTTATATGCTTCCTTGTGCGACAGAAGTTTAATTATCAGGACAAATATTACTGGTTTCCGCAATTCTGTTCATCGTCCGACATTTATTGAATGGATGATTGATTCGCTTCAAACTTCCGCTTCGATTCAGCTTTTTACAGATTTTTACACATCTACTATTGATGTATCCACGTTCTGTTGCTTTGTTTATTCGTTGGCTCAGATAGGTTGTTCTGGTTTATTTAATATTGCATCTTCACGGTCAATATCAAAATTCAAATTTGCTTCCTTACTGGCAAAAGAAATGAAGGTAGACTTGTCCGGTGCTTCTGAAGCCAGTGTTCAAGGACTACATCCTGCGAGAGCCTCAGATCTTGGATTAGATTGTTGCAAAGCAGAAGCAATACTCGGTTTAGTTATGCCATCGCCAGAGGAAGTCGTATGTTCTCTTTGGCGTCAATACGACCTATTATAA
- a CDS encoding carbamoyltransferase C-terminal domain-containing protein, protein MKVVGINWEQNSTVSLWIEGKLIGTLSEERLSRVKNDERYPIQAINFLLKKNNLKRKDIDKVVFVSTMWSPGYILTRHYTKFTIQDYIREQREVWKPRLYEKAEISQLEVFRDKLDVEQFPGKKFWNEIINEMHGDSGHVSSKQVLRFANIRKDVVSHHLGISVDDIVFMDHSRSHANYAYFMAPKIYHADDCIVCTLDAFGDNLNYTAYVYKREEGKLKIEKICSGDSFIIGRLYRYVTLILGLKPNEHEYKVMGMAPYCKEEYSEHIVNKFKDLQDVEKFNFVFKNKPKDLYFAIKEMLDGERFDSISGAIQRYTEYLVGKWISNLTENLKINNLVMAGGVCMNVKNNMLIAKKTSVKNLFVPPSPDDSSQSMGCVLSYLFKEKKHIDSMTTFTPYLGQNAVTQEDKTLSSQLIWNKDREITIRKIRYNQDDVASMLCNGLIVARCSGREEFGARALGNRSILADPRSNKIKKIINEKIKNRDFWMPFACSVIEEYAEEYFNLDTDINSYRYMTMCCETTKAGKKLLEAAIHPYDETCRPQIVDRKTNVQYYDLIEAFGLRTGCYGLLNTSFNLHGEPIVSNSKDAYDVFLKTEIDVLIIEDEVLVKTFEDEG, encoded by the coding sequence ATGAAAGTAGTAGGCATTAACTGGGAACAAAATTCTACTGTAAGTCTTTGGATAGAGGGAAAACTAATTGGGACATTATCCGAAGAAAGGTTATCAAGAGTCAAAAATGATGAGCGATATCCGATTCAAGCAATTAATTTTTTACTAAAAAAGAATAACTTAAAGAGGAAAGATATTGACAAAGTAGTATTTGTATCGACAATGTGGAGTCCAGGGTATATTTTGACTAGACACTATACAAAATTCACAATTCAAGACTATATAAGAGAACAAAGAGAGGTATGGAAGCCTCGCCTGTACGAAAAAGCAGAGATCAGTCAATTAGAAGTTTTTAGGGATAAATTAGATGTAGAGCAGTTTCCAGGTAAAAAATTCTGGAACGAAATAATTAATGAAATGCACGGTGACTCAGGCCACGTATCTTCTAAACAGGTACTCAGATTTGCAAATATTAGAAAGGACGTTGTATCTCATCATCTAGGAATTAGTGTTGATGACATAGTGTTCATGGATCACTCTAGGAGCCATGCAAACTATGCTTACTTTATGGCTCCGAAAATTTATCATGCGGATGACTGTATAGTTTGTACATTAGATGCTTTTGGTGATAATCTTAATTATACAGCATATGTTTACAAGAGAGAGGAAGGAAAATTAAAAATAGAAAAAATATGCTCTGGTGATAGCTTTATTATTGGTAGACTATACAGATATGTCACTCTTATTCTTGGTTTAAAACCGAACGAACATGAATACAAAGTCATGGGTATGGCACCATACTGCAAAGAGGAATACTCTGAGCATATAGTAAATAAATTCAAAGATTTACAAGATGTAGAGAAATTTAATTTTGTCTTTAAAAATAAACCAAAAGATTTATATTTTGCTATTAAAGAAATGCTAGATGGTGAGCGATTTGATTCAATAAGTGGTGCTATTCAGAGATATACAGAGTATCTAGTTGGAAAGTGGATAAGCAACCTTACTGAAAATTTGAAAATTAACAATTTGGTTATGGCTGGGGGTGTATGCATGAACGTCAAGAATAATATGTTAATAGCAAAAAAAACTAGTGTTAAAAACTTATTTGTACCACCATCTCCAGATGATTCATCACAATCAATGGGCTGTGTATTATCTTATCTATTCAAAGAAAAAAAGCATATTGATAGTATGACAACATTCACGCCGTATTTGGGCCAAAACGCAGTAACACAAGAAGATAAAACATTAAGTAGTCAACTAATCTGGAACAAAGATCGAGAAATTACAATTCGAAAAATAAGATATAATCAAGATGATGTAGCATCAATGTTATGCAATGGATTAATCGTAGCAAGATGCTCTGGTAGAGAAGAATTTGGTGCAAGAGCTCTAGGAAACAGATCGATCTTGGCAGATCCCAGAAGCAACAAAATAAAAAAGATTATCAATGAAAAGATTAAAAATCGTGATTTTTGGATGCCGTTTGCTTGTTCGGTTATTGAAGAATATGCTGAAGAGTACTTTAATCTAGACACCGATATTAATAGCTACAGATATATGACAATGTGCTGTGAGACTACAAAAGCTGGCAAAAAACTGCTAGAAGCAGCGATTCATCCATATGATGAAACTTGCAGACCCCAAATAGTAGATCGAAAAACAAATGTACAATACTATGATCTTATAGAAGCATTTGGACTAAGAACAGGTTGTTATGGTCTGCTAAATACATCTTTTAATCTACATGGAGAACCAATAGTAAGCAACTCAAAGGATGCTTACGATGTATTTCTTAAAACAGAAATTGATGTCTTAATTATCGAAGACGAAGTATTAGTAAAAACCTTTGAAGATGAAGGATAA